CTATGTGCATTACGGATTTTCGCCTGCATTGGTGAGTGAAGATTCGCTCGGTATTCTGGGTATGCCGACCCCGGTCCAGACGCTGCCGATTATTTACGACTATCTGTCGGATGAACTGGGCTATGGTTCTGTCCTCGTTCTCGCAAGGAATTCCGAGGAGGCGCTTTATCAGAAGCGGATCGCGGAAAGTGTCGCGGAAAGCCGTGGGGTCAAAATCAAACACCTGGCACGCTTCGATATTGTCGAAGAAACGTTCCGGCCGGGCTGCTCGGCGGAAGACTTTAGATACTGGGTCCGGCAAGTTGTCGAATCCGATCCGGATGCGATTCTAATGGCTGGTATCCCTCCGGGCGATTTAGTCGCTCTGTTGAGTTTGTTGCGTCGGGGTGGGTTCAAGGGTGTATGCATCGCGCAAAACAGTCAGGAGCCCGCTTATTTGTCACAACTGACTCATTCGGAGGTCGGGGATTTTTATTATGTGGGGGGGCGTTTTCCTGTGCAGGATCGCACACCGCTCTATCTCGACTTGATGCAACGCTATCGTGAAATATTGGGTGAGCCCAGTATGGAGGTGGATACCCAATTCTATGCATTGCAGATGCTATTGCTCAGTCTGCAGGCTGCGGGTCCGGAAGCGTTGGATGATGCCAGTCGACTGCGATCGGTTATGGAGGCTTCGACCTTTGAGGATCCTTTCTTTGCAAAACCGAGAAAACTTGCTTACGTTGGTGAAACTAGCTTGGGTGCTAAACGTCAAATTGCTACTCCTATTGTACTATCTCGTTACCAGTCCGGTAGCGCGCAGGTGGTGCATTTCTACGACCCGACCGACTAATCCGACCTGATCATGCGCATCTCGACCAAGATACTGGTTTGCCTGGTGTTTGCTTTGCTTGCTCTGGCGCTCTTTCTCGGTTTGAGCCGCTTTACCGTACTCGAGGTGCAGAAGCAGGAGCATCGTTTAACGAATTTGAATGTCGTCTCGCGCGAAATCTCCAAAATCTCGATCGGTAGCCGTATCTTCAGGGAGCATTCGGAGGGTGAGGAGTATGTCCTGAACGCGTTGGCTGAGACCCGCACCGCGCTGCTTCAGATCCAAAGTGACACGGACTACGTGGAGAATGTCTTTCTCAAGGGAATGCTTGACCGTCTCGACGAGTATGAGTCGGTCTTTAAGAAGTTGGTTCAAAGTGAGCAGTTTCTGACCAAGCTCGACCAAAGTGTGGCGGAGAAAATCTCGATTTTCGGGCAGGTTAGTCTGGAGATGC
This window of the Coraliomargarita parva genome carries:
- a CDS encoding ABC transporter substrate-binding protein, translating into MTCIFRKFVLSGAVVFLLFGVLACSPDGKVSGEADQVLRIGIIATLSGPGRSWGETTVTCARVIADHYNEKGGIRIGDRRYRIELLVEDDKLDPVTSMAKARKLVMKDGVRYLIGPFGDDAVTEVAPFLDAYNICYVHYGFSPALVSEDSLGILGMPTPVQTLPIIYDYLSDELGYGSVLVLARNSEEALYQKRIAESVAESRGVKIKHLARFDIVEETFRPGCSAEDFRYWVRQVVESDPDAILMAGIPPGDLVALLSLLRRGGFKGVCIAQNSQEPAYLSQLTHSEVGDFYYVGGRFPVQDRTPLYLDLMQRYREILGEPSMEVDTQFYALQMLLLSLQAAGPEALDDASRLRSVMEASTFEDPFFAKPRKLAYVGETSLGAKRQIATPIVLSRYQSGSAQVVHFYDPTD